Below is a genomic region from Ferribacterium limneticum.
TATCGCGATCAGGTCGATGTCTCCCGCTATTTGGCCAGCGAAAAACTCGATGGCGTGCGGGCGATCTGGGACGGGCAGGCGCTGCGTTTCCGTAGTGGAAAACCCATCAATGCACCGGGCTGGTTTCTCGCCGGCTTGCCGAACCAGCCGCTCGACGGCGAACTGTGGATCGCCCGCGGCCAGTTCGAGCGCCTTTCCGGCATTGTTCGACGCGACATTCCCGACGATGCGGCCTGGCGTGAGGTGCGCTACATGATTTTCGAATTACCGGGCGCGCCGGGCACATTCAGCGAGCGGGCCGAGCAAATACGGCGGATAGTGTGCCAGGCCAACGTCCCATGGCTATTTGAAATTAAGCAGTTTTTTCCGGTTGACCGTGGCAATCTCAAAAAACGCCTCGACGAGGTCGTTCGGGGCGGTGGCGAAGGGCTGATGCTGCATCTGGCAGATGCGCCTTACGAGACCGGGCGCAGCGATGTGCTGCTCAAGGTAAAACCTTGGCAGGATGCCGAAGCGGTGGTCATCGGTCATCAGCCGGGCAAGGGGCGTTTCGCCGGCATGCTGGGGGCCTTGAAAGTGCGTACGCCGGAAGGGATGGAGTTTCTGTTGGGCACGGGTTTCTCTGCGGCGCAAAGACGCGAGCCGCCTGCGCTGGGCGCGATGGTGACCTACCGCTACCGTGATCTGACGGGTGGCGGCCTGCCCCGGTTTGCCAGTTTTCTGCGCATTCGGGACGAATAACTCGGTACAAGCCCGGCGCCAATTCTTTACCTTGGTTGTGATGCGTCCATGACCTCGAACGGGTAAAATTCCACCTTTATTTTCAACGGCGAACAGCGATGATTTTCGTGACTGGCGGGGCTGGCTATATCGGCTCGCATACCTGCGTTGAACTTCTCCAATCCGGTCAGGAAGTGGTCGTTTTCGATAACTTTTCCAATAGCCATCGGGAATCGCTGAAACGCGTCGAAGCCATCACCGGTAAGAAAATCCACTGCGTCGAGGGCGATATTCGTGACCAGGCAGCCGTGGCTGCTGCATTGCGGCAATTCGATTGCCAAGCGGTCATCCATTTCGCCGGGTTGAAAGCGGTCGGCGAATCGGTCGAAAAGCCGCTTGAATATTACGACAACAATGTCATCGGCACGCATCGCCTGCTCAGTGCGATGGGCGAGTGCGGCGTCAAGACGCTGGTTTTCAGTTCCTCCGCCACCGTCTACGGCGAGCCGCAGCGCCTGCCACTGACCGAAGATCACCCGCTCTCGGCAACCAATCCGTACGGCCGCACCAAGCTGGTCATCGAAGACATGCTGCGCGATCTTTACCGCTCCGACCCATCATGGCGAATCGGCATCCTGCGCTACTTCAATCCGGTCGGTGCGCACGAAAGCGGCCTGATCGGCGAAGACCCGCAAGGCACCCCGAACAACCTGATGCCCTTCGTCGCCCAGGTCGCCGTCGGCCGCCGCGAGCAGCTGAAAGTCTGGGGCAACGACTACCCGACACCGGATGGTACGGGGGTGCGCGACTACATCCACGTCGTCGACTTGGCCCTTGGCCATCTCAAGGCGTTGGAATGCCTGAGCGACGCCCAATGCTTCGAAGTGAATCTGGGTACCGGCACCGGTTACAGCGTACTCGACATAGTCAAAGCATTCGAAAAAGCCAGCGGCCGCCCGATACCCTACGAGCTCGCACCGCGCCGGTCAGGCGACGTGGCCTCCTGCTACGGCGATCCGGCTTTTGCTGCAGCACTACTCGGCTGGCGCGCTGAAAGAAACATGGATGCCATGTGCGTCGATGCCTGGCGCTGGCAAAGCAGGAATCCGAATGGTTTCAGGCATGACTGATCAGAGCGTCTCGCGTTTTGAAAGCCTGTTGGGAATCAAATCGTACGACCTCGACGCTCTTGAAGCTTTTCCCCGGCCAAACATGGTTTCTAAAAAGAATCAGATAGGAATGACAATTGCCTCGTAAGAATATTTATGTCACTCAACCTAGCTTGCCGCCGTTGGACGAGTTTATTCCCTATCTTGAACAAATATGGAGCAACAAGATACTGACGAACAATGGCCCATTTCACCAGCAACTGGAAGGGGCATTATGCGAGTATCTTGGTGTGGAGCATCTGAGCCTCTTCACCAATGGCACGATAGCTTTGGTTACTGCCTTGCAAGCCTTGCGAGTAAGTGGTGAGGTAATCACTACTCCATATTCGTTTGTCGCGACTGCACACTCACTACTCTGGAATGGTCTCAAACCGGTTTTTGTTGATATCGACCCAAATACATGTAACCTTGATCCTACTAAGATCGAGGCGGCAATAACACCTCAAACCTCGGCTATCCTTCCTGTTCACTGCTATGGCAACCCATGTGCGGTTGATCAGATTCACAATATTGCCAGCACTTATGGGCTGAAAGTGATCTATGACGCTGCGCATGCCTTTGGTGTTCGATACAAAGGCAATAGTTTGCTCAGGTACGGGAATCTGTCAGTACTGAGTTTTCATGCTACCAAGGTTTTTAACACCTTTGAGGGAGGGGCAATTATTTGTCCCGATGCGCTCACCAAGCAGCGCATTGACTACCTGAAGAACTTCGGATTTGCCGATGAGGTGACTGTAACGGCACCCGGAATTAACGGCAAGATGAGTGAGATCAATGCAGCTTTTGGGTTGGTGCAACTAAAACACGTAGCGAAAGTACTAGACCAGAGAAAGACCGTGGAAGCACGTTATCGTGACGCTTTGCGTGACGTGGCTGGAATCCAATGTATAGCGCCTCATCCCGATGCAGAAGGAAATTCATCCTATTTTCCTATTTTCGTGCGAGAGAGTTTTCCGCTGAAGCGCGATATTCTTTATCAGCGTTTGAAGGACCGAGGTTTTTTCGGCCGCCGTTATTTCTATCCCTTGATCAGCAATATGCCGATGTATCAAAGCATGCCATCTGCTTGCAGGGAGAGCCTGCCGGTTTCAAATGTGATGGCAGATCAAGTGCTTTGCCTACCTATCTATCCGGATCTAGAGCACGAAATTGTGGACGAAATTTGCTCGCTAATAAGGGACGCTGCGCATGAGTAAGGTATTGCTGGTAGATACGAATATTTCATCATCGCCAATTTACAGTTTCTTGCTCAAGGCGGGATTTGATGTAACGGTCATTGGTGGTAACCCAGACGATTTTCTTGCCAAAACTGCAGCTCAATATATTGAAGCGGATTATTCCGATCCGGAAATCTTGGCTTCCGTGGTAGTTCGGTACGGTTTTGATTTCGTCGTTCCTGGCTGCAATGATCGTTCCTACCTGGCGTGTGCTCAATTGAACGTGGATGGGCACTTCCCTGGATTGGATACGCTGGCATCGGCTGAAACGATCAACAACAAGAAATTGTTCCGGGCTTTTGCATCGGCAAATGGACTGCCTGTGCCGAAGGTCTATGACCCTAGTGTCTGCCCGACAGATCGGGCGCTGATTGTGAAGCCCGTGGATGCGTTTAGTGGTCGTGGTGTGACTATCCTTCGCGCTCCCGATGAACAATCTTTGACTGAAGCTCAATTATTCGCGAATAGCATGTCGCGCTCTGCCACTTTCATCATTGAGGATTATGTCGAGGGCCAACTCTACAGCCATTCGTGCTTCGTGCACGAGGGACGCGTGCAGCAAGAGTTCGTCGTCGAAGAACATGGAACGGCCAATCCGTTTGTAGTTGATACCAGTCGCGTCGTTCCGGACTTTCCTCCCCGGATACTACAACCGCTGCGTGAATGTATCGAGAGGATGGCCCAGGCTCTCGGGATGGTGGATGGACTGATTCATACCCAGTTTATCTTACGGGGCAACGAGTTCTGGCTTATCGAGATCACGCGGCGCTGCCCTGGAGATCTCTATAGTCAGTTGATCGAATTATCTGTCGGTGTGCCGTATGCCGAACTGTATGCTCGTCCTTTCGTCGGTCTGCCTTACCCAGGCATAGACCGGGTGCCGGCTGCCAACTGGATCATGAGGCACACTATGTCGCTGCCGAAGTCCGGGGTTTTGGGAAGCATCCATTTCAATTGTCCAATCCTGTTGGAGAGAATGCATCCCATGTGTGTGGCGGGAGAGATGCTACGCGAATCGCCATTTGGTCGGATCGCTTTGATTTTTGTCAGGGCTTCGTCGTCTGATGAGATAGACCAAATATTTGCACGCACCCTGAAGCGCGAGCTTTATTCCATTGGACTGTGATCCATCAAGGTATTTCTAGGGATTAGTATTTATGTCTTTCATTGATGATGTTAATGCCGCTTTACATGCGGTTCCGCTCCGTCAGGAACTTGCTCATGAATTCCTCTCCTCCTCGTGTGCCGTACGCCGCTTTCTTATCGGACGCAACGAAGAGTCTCTTGCAGTTCTCAATATAATAAAACCAGATGGCATTATTGACGATTTTGCGGAGGATCTGTCCTCCTGGCATGGAGTGCCGGTTATTAGGCTGCAAGATGTACCTGCCGCTGCGATAGTCTTGAATTGCTCTACCTCAATCAGTCCGGTGACCGTGCTGGAAACTCTGAACAATGCCGGTATTGCCAAGGTTCTGAATTTCTGCGACTTGGTACCAATTGCGGGGAGAGGACTAAGTTGGCCATGGTTTGTGAGCCAGCAACGTGATGACTGGGTTACGCATGAAGTCGAGTGGGCCCAGCTTTTCGGCATGATGGCTGACGAAGAGTCCCGCCAGACTCTGCTTGACGTCGTACGTTATCGCCTGACTGCCGAGCCGGCCTTCATGCGTAATTACACTGTGCGTTTGCGTGACCAGTATTTTGAAAATTTCATGCAATTGAAGAATGAAACTTTCGTTGATGCCGGCGGATTTGATGGTGACACGTCGGAAGAGTTCTGTTCGCGTTATCCCGACTATCACGCGATTCATCTATTTGAACCTTCTCCTTCCAATATTTCAGCTGCGCGCATGCGTTTAAGGGCAAGTAAGCGCATTAATTTCTTTCAGTTAGGCCTCTCTGATTCCCAAGGGTTTCTGCATTTTGATTCCGAGGCTGGTTCGGCCTCATCGGTTTCTGACGCCGGTGGGACGACGATTAAGGTCGTTAAACTTGATGACGTGATTACCGGGGCTGTTAGTTTCATCAAGATGGATTTAGAAGGATGGGAAATGAAGGCGCTGGCCGGATGTACTCAACATATTTGTAGCGATTATCCAAAGCTCGCAATTTCCGTCTATCACTCTGCAGAGGATTTCCGTAAAGTGCCGGCCTATCTCCGCTCGCTTCAGTCTCAATACCGGATTTACTTGCGGCATTACACTCAGGGGTGGTCTGAAACGGTTATGTATTTTATGCCAACTTAAAATGTTTCCCTATGTTTGTCCCACGAAAGTCATCGGCATGAAAAATACTCCGCTTAGAGCCGCCATGATAGGCGGTGGTATTAATTCTGCCGTTGGCCGTTCGCATGAGATCGCGATGCGCCTCGACAATGCCTTTGAACTCGTGGCCGGGTGTTTCAGCAGGAATGCTCAGATAAATGCCAGGTCAGCAGATGCTTATCACGTGCCTCAAAAGGGTGTGCACGTTTCTTTAGAAAAATTGTTGGAAGTCGAGCGTGATCGTTTGGATGCTGTGGTAATTGCCACGCCGAT
It encodes:
- a CDS encoding DNA ligase; translated protein: MSRLLQALLIGLALTLPILAVAEAPAILLANVYRDQVDVSRYLASEKLDGVRAIWDGQALRFRSGKPINAPGWFLAGLPNQPLDGELWIARGQFERLSGIVRRDIPDDAAWREVRYMIFELPGAPGTFSERAEQIRRIVCQANVPWLFEIKQFFPVDRGNLKKRLDEVVRGGGEGLMLHLADAPYETGRSDVLLKVKPWQDAEAVVIGHQPGKGRFAGMLGALKVRTPEGMEFLLGTGFSAAQRREPPALGAMVTYRYRDLTGGGLPRFASFLRIRDE
- the galE gene encoding UDP-glucose 4-epimerase GalE, whose translation is MIFVTGGAGYIGSHTCVELLQSGQEVVVFDNFSNSHRESLKRVEAITGKKIHCVEGDIRDQAAVAAALRQFDCQAVIHFAGLKAVGESVEKPLEYYDNNVIGTHRLLSAMGECGVKTLVFSSSATVYGEPQRLPLTEDHPLSATNPYGRTKLVIEDMLRDLYRSDPSWRIGILRYFNPVGAHESGLIGEDPQGTPNNLMPFVAQVAVGRREQLKVWGNDYPTPDGTGVRDYIHVVDLALGHLKALECLSDAQCFEVNLGTGTGYSVLDIVKAFEKASGRPIPYELAPRRSGDVASCYGDPAFAAALLGWRAERNMDAMCVDAWRWQSRNPNGFRHD
- a CDS encoding DegT/DnrJ/EryC1/StrS family aminotransferase, whose amino-acid sequence is MPRKNIYVTQPSLPPLDEFIPYLEQIWSNKILTNNGPFHQQLEGALCEYLGVEHLSLFTNGTIALVTALQALRVSGEVITTPYSFVATAHSLLWNGLKPVFVDIDPNTCNLDPTKIEAAITPQTSAILPVHCYGNPCAVDQIHNIASTYGLKVIYDAAHAFGVRYKGNSLLRYGNLSVLSFHATKVFNTFEGGAIICPDALTKQRIDYLKNFGFADEVTVTAPGINGKMSEINAAFGLVQLKHVAKVLDQRKTVEARYRDALRDVAGIQCIAPHPDAEGNSSYFPIFVRESFPLKRDILYQRLKDRGFFGRRYFYPLISNMPMYQSMPSACRESLPVSNVMADQVLCLPIYPDLEHEIVDEICSLIRDAAHE
- a CDS encoding ATP-grasp domain-containing protein; this translates as MSKVLLVDTNISSSPIYSFLLKAGFDVTVIGGNPDDFLAKTAAQYIEADYSDPEILASVVVRYGFDFVVPGCNDRSYLACAQLNVDGHFPGLDTLASAETINNKKLFRAFASANGLPVPKVYDPSVCPTDRALIVKPVDAFSGRGVTILRAPDEQSLTEAQLFANSMSRSATFIIEDYVEGQLYSHSCFVHEGRVQQEFVVEEHGTANPFVVDTSRVVPDFPPRILQPLRECIERMAQALGMVDGLIHTQFILRGNEFWLIEITRRCPGDLYSQLIELSVGVPYAELYARPFVGLPYPGIDRVPAANWIMRHTMSLPKSGVLGSIHFNCPILLERMHPMCVAGEMLRESPFGRIALIFVRASSSDEIDQIFARTLKRELYSIGL
- a CDS encoding FkbM family methyltransferase, encoding MSFIDDVNAALHAVPLRQELAHEFLSSSCAVRRFLIGRNEESLAVLNIIKPDGIIDDFAEDLSSWHGVPVIRLQDVPAAAIVLNCSTSISPVTVLETLNNAGIAKVLNFCDLVPIAGRGLSWPWFVSQQRDDWVTHEVEWAQLFGMMADEESRQTLLDVVRYRLTAEPAFMRNYTVRLRDQYFENFMQLKNETFVDAGGFDGDTSEEFCSRYPDYHAIHLFEPSPSNISAARMRLRASKRINFFQLGLSDSQGFLHFDSEAGSASSVSDAGGTTIKVVKLDDVITGAVSFIKMDLEGWEMKALAGCTQHICSDYPKLAISVYHSAEDFRKVPAYLRSLQSQYRIYLRHYTQGWSETVMYFMPT